Below is a window of Mycobacterium sp. 050128 DNA.
TGCCGCTGCTGCGGACCTGGCTGTCCACCGGGGCGGTGGCCGGGGCCGCGCGCACGACGCTGGCGCGGCGCACCTCGGCGGTCAAGGGGTTCACCGCGTGGGCGGTGCGGCGCGGCCTGCTGACCGTCGACCCGGCCGCCCGGCTGCAGGTGCCCAAGGCGCATCGCACGCTGCCGTCGGTGCTGCGTCAGGATCAGGCGCTCGACGCCATGGCCGCCGCGAAATCCGGTGCCCAGCAAGGAGATCCGCTGGCACTGCGGGATCGGTTGATCGTCGAGATGTTGTACGCCACCGGGATTCGGGTGAGCGAGCTGTGCGGCCTGGACATCGACGACGTGGACACCGGTCACCGGGTGGTGCGCGTCCTGGGCAAGGGCAACAAGCAGCGCACCGCGCCGTTCGGGGTGCCGGCCGCCGACGCGCTGCGGGCGTGGCTGGCGGACGGGCGTCCCGCCCTGGCCAACGCGGATTCCGGGCCGGCGCTGCTGCTGGGCGCGCGGGGCCGACGTCTGGATGTGCGCCAGGCCCGCACTGTCGTACACCAGACGATCGCCGCGGTGGACGGCGCGCCCGACATGGGCCCGCACGGGCTGCGGCACAGCGCGGCCACGCATCTGCTGGAAGGCGGCGCCGACCTGCGCGTCGTCCAGGAGCTGCTGGGCCATTCCAGCCTGGCGACCACCCAGCTCTACACCCATGTCGCGGTGTCGCGGTTGCGGGCGGTGCACGATCAGGCCCACCCGCGGGCCTAGCCGTCGAGCGGTTTGAGCCGGACCGCGGTGGACCTCAGCAGGCCCAGCGGATCGACGTAGCCGGCGCCCGACGACGGCCCCCACATCGCTCCCCAATGCAGACAGGCCCCGCCGGCCGGGCAGCCGGGGTGCCCGGCGATCAGCTCGCCGATGACCGTTCGCGCGCTCACCTGCTGGCCGACTCGGACCGCGGCCCGGACCGGCTCGTAGCTGGTGTGCAGTCCGCCGGGGTGAGCCAGGGCGACCACCGGCCGTCCCGCCAGTAGTCCGGCGAACACCACGGTCGCGCTGCCGGCGGCGTACACCGGCTGACCTGCGCGTCCGGCCAGGTCCACGCCGCGGTGCCCGGGCTTCCAGTTGGGCGACGGCGCGTCGAAAGCCCGCACGACGGCCGGAGCCGGCCGCAGCGGCCAGTCCAGCCGGACCTGGGAAACGTCGGGGTCGGCGGTCGCCGGGATTGCGCTGATCAAGGTCATGCCCACGATCAGCGCCACCCACCGCACCCCATGAGTTCAGCGTGGCGTCGACGACACGGCCACCCGCGTTTGCCCAATCTGTGTACGCGGGCAGCACTGTGGACACGTGCTGGAAAAACCACCAGCTGAGTCGGTGTAAACTTCTCGTCGCAGCTCGTTCGCGGGCTGACTTCGCGCGTCTGCCTCGCGTCTCCCGTTCCACTAGGAGTTCGCAGCGCATGCCGGGCGGTCCCGTAACAGGGTCCGGCATCGCAGCAGGCGCTAGGGCCTGGCCTCACCCGATGCCAGGCGACAACCGACATAAAGGAATGGCATCACCATGGCCGTCGTGACCATGAAACAGCTGCTTGACAGCGGCACCCACTTCGGGCATCAGACCCGTCGCTGGAATCCCAAGATGAAGCGGTTCATCTTCACCGACCGCAACGGCATCTACATCATCGATCTGCAGCAGACGCTGACCTTCATCGACCAGGCGTACGAGTTCGTCAAGGAGACCGTCGCTCACGGTGGCAGCGTGCTGTTCGTCGGCACCAAGAAGCAGGCGCAGGAGTCCGTCGCCGCCGAAGCGACCCGCGTCGGCATGCCGTACGTGAACCAGCGCTGGCTGGGCGGCATGCTCACCAACTTCTCCACCGTGCACAAGCGCCTGCAGCGCCTCAAGGAGCTCGAGGCGATGGAGCAGACCGGTGGCTTCGAGGGCCGCACCAAGAAGGAAATCTTGATGCTGACCCGCGAGAAGAACAAGCTGGAGCGCAGCCTCGGCGGTATCCGCGACATGGCGAAGGTGCCGTCGGCGATCTGGGTCGTCGACACCAACAAGGAGCATCTCGCGGTCGCGGAGGCTCGCAAGCTGAACATCCCGATCATCGCGATCCTGGACACCAACTGCGACCCCGACGAGGTCGACTACCCGATCCCGGGCAACGACGACGCGATCCGCTCGGCGGCGCTGCTGACCAAGGTGATCGCCTCCGCGGTCGCCGAGGGCCTGCAGGCGCGTGCCGGCGTCGGCCGCGGCGACGGCAAGCCCGAGGTGGAGTCCGCCGAGCCGCTCGCCGAGTGGGAGCAGGAGCTGCTCGCTTCGGCGACCACGACCGCGACCACCACAGCCACCACCGACGCCGCTGGAGCTGCAACCGAAACAACAGACCCCTCGTAGGAAGGCTGACCATTGGCGAACTTCACCGCTGCCGACGTCAAGCGTCTTCGTGAGCTCACCGGTGCCGGCATGCTCGACTGCAAGAACGCACTGGCCGAAAGCGACGGCGACTTCGACAAGGCCGTTGAGGCGCTCCGGATCAAGGGTGCCAAGGACGTCGGTAAGCGCGCCGAGCGTGCCACGGCCGAAGGTCTGGTCGCGGCCAAGGACGGCGCGCTGATCGAGCTGAACAGCGAGACCGACTTCGTCGCCAAGAACGCCGAGTTCCAGCAGCTGGCCGACGAAATCGTCGCCGCGGCAGCGCAATCCAAGTCGACCGACGTCGACGCGCTCAAGGCCGCTGTCATTCCTGGGGGAGGGGCGACGACTACGGTCGAGCAGGCCGTCGCCGACCTGTCCGCCAAGATCGGCGAAAAGCTGGAGCTGCGCCGGGCCGCCTTCTTCGACGGCACCGTGGAGACCTACCTGCACAAGCGTGCCGCGGACCTGCCGCCGGCCGTCGGCGTGCTGGTCGAATACACCGGCGCCGGTGCCAAAGAAGCCGAGGCCGCGCACGCCGTCGCGCTGCAGATCGCCGCGCTCAAGGCGCGCTACCTCACGCGCGAGGACGTGCCCGAGGACGTGGTGGCCAGCGAGCGGCGCATCGCCGAGGAGACCGCGAAAGAAGAAGGCAAGCCGGAGCAGGCGCTGCCCAAGATCGTCGAGGGCCGGCTGAACGGCTTCTTCAAGGACGCGGTGCTGCTCGAGCAGCCGTCGGTGTCCGACAACAAGAAGACCGTCAAGGCGCTGCTCGACGAGGCCGGCGTCACGGTGACCCGGTTCGTCCGCTTCGAGGTAGGCCAGGCCTAGCCGACAGACCCGAGCGGCTAGCGTCAGTGCTATGCGACGCGTGGACGCTTTCGGTGACGACGCCCTCGGCGATCTCGACGCTACCGGCGTGGCCGAGGCCATCCGGGCCGGCTGGGTTGGCAGAACCGAAGTGGTCGAGGCGGCGATCGCTCGCACCGAGGCGGTCAACCCTGCGCTGAACGGCTTGGCGTACAAGGCATTCGAGCAGGCACGGGCGACCGCGTCGGCCAATCCCGCGAGTGATTCTGCCCGGTTTTTCGAAGGCGTCCCGACGTTCCTCAAGGACAACGTCGACGTCGCCGGGCAGCCGACGATGCGCGGTGCCGACGCGTGGGCCCCGCGCAATGCCGTCGCCGACGGCGAGTTCACCGAGGTGTATCTGGCCACCGGGCCGACGTCGCTGGGCAAGACGCAGATGTCGGAGTTCGGGTTCAGCGCGGCCGCCGAGCATCCCCGCCTGGGGCCGGTGCGCAACCCTTGGGACACCGACTACACGGCCGGGGCCTCCTCGTCGGGCTCGGGTGCGTTCGTCGCTGCCGGGGTGGTGCCGATCGCACACGCCAACGACGGTGGCGGCTCGATTCGAATTCCGGCCGCCTGCAACGGGATTGTCGGTCTCAAGCCGTCGCGCGGCCGGCTGCCGCTTGACGCGGAATTGCGCCGGATGCCGGTGGGCATCGTCGCAAACGGCGTGCTGAGCCGCTCCGTGCGCGACACCGCGGCGTTCTATCGGGAAGCCGAACGCATCTGGCGCAACGCCAAGCTGGCGCCCATCGGGGACGTCACCGGGCCCGGCCGGCAGCGGTTGCGGATCGCGGTGGCCACCGGCTCGGTCCGGCGCGAGTGCGGCCCGGAAGTGCGGGAGCTGACCCTCAAGACCGCCGGGGTACTCGAAGAGCTGGGCCACCGCGTCGAACACATCGACCATCACCCGGTGCCGGACAGCTTCGTCGACGACTTCATCTTGTACTGGGGATTTCTCGCGCTGATGCAGGTGCGCACCGGGCGGCGCGTGTTCGGCAACACCTTCGACCGCACCCGGCTGGACGCCTTGACGCTGGGCCTGGAGCGCCACACCGGCCGCAACCTGCACCGGCTGCCGGCGGTGATCATCCGGCTGCGCAGAATGCGGCGGCGCAGCGCCGAGTTCTACCAAACCTATGACGCCCTGCTCACCCCGACGCTCGCCGACCCGACGCCGCGCGTCGGTCACCTGGCACCCACCGAGTACCAGCAGGTGATGGACCGGCTGATCGACTGGGTGGCATTCACGCCGCTGCAGAACGTCACCGGAGACCCGGCGATTTCATTGCCGCTGGCCCAATCCGCGGACGGAATGCCCGTCGGCATGATGTTCGCCGCCGACCTGGGGCAGGATGCGCTGCTGCTGGAACTGGCCTACGAACTCGAACAGGCGCGGCCGTGGGCCCGGATCCAAGCGGCCGGATAACCGGCGTCAGTCGGACCCAAGCTTTTCCAGCATCCGCTTGAACTCGCGCTGCTGCGTCGCGGTCAGCTTGGCCAAGATGCGGTCATCGGCGTTGCGGACCGCGGCTTCCGCGCGTTTGAGCAGCGTGCGCCCCGAACTGGTCAGGGTGGCCGGCAGCGCACGCCCGGAGGACACCGACGTCGGCCGTTCCACCGCCTCAACCTCTTCCAGCCTGCGCAGCACCGTGTTCATCGCCTGCGGCGTGACGTTGGTGCTGCGGGACAGCTCGGCGCTGGACAGCCCGGGCGACATGGAAAGTATTCTCAGACAAACGAATTCGGGGAGCGTCAGGCCGAGCGGACGCAACACGGCCGAAACTTCGGGTCGCAGCACGGCTCCCACCCGGTAGAGCAGGTAGCCGAGCGGAGCATCTTCTGTCGCACCCACGTCAGCGATAGTGACATATCCGCGCGGCGGGTCGGCGTAAGCACGGCCAAAGAGGGGCGATGGCGCGGCGGCGAATACCAAGTAACACGTGCTTGAACGTCGCGTCAATTCGGTGCTCGCACCGCGCCGCGTCGTTTGGCGTGCGGACGTCGACGGGTACCGCCATCTTCAGTGGCCAGACGCGAGAGCTAGGAGGTAACAATGACATTCACCACCACGACAGTGAAAGCGGCCCTGTGCGCCGCGGGGATTGCCGGGGCGAGCATCTTCACCGCCGGCCCTGCCGGCGCCAACGTGCAGAGCTTTGGAGCGACCGAACAGGCCGTCGATGGCCCACTGATCACCGACTACACGGTGACCAATCTGCGGCCGAGCGACGCGGTTTTACCGGGATTCCGGCCCGCCGGACAGCTCTATCAAGCCGATGTGACGGCGAAGTCGGATGCCGGAACGGTCCAGCCGCAGATCTCTCGCTTCGCGGCCAGGGCCTTCAACGGCACGGTCTACCCGGTCCTCAACAAGGGACCGGTTCCCAACGGCCTCGATCCCAGCCCGATCGACCAAGGCCAACAGAGGACCGGCGAGCTGTACTTCGACGTGACCGGTCAGCGCCCGGTCGGCGTGGTGTACACCGATTACGACGACGATTTCCTCGTCTGGACGCGTCACGTTTAGCCTGCTCGAGCCGCGAATTCGCAACGAAGTTCCCCGCGCCATTTACGCGCGGGGAACTTTCGTCTGGGTGGTAGAACTCGACCGTGGCATTTGGGGCTGAATTTATCTTTTGAGGTGTGTGCGCATTCTGTGGCGAATTGATTTGTGCTGACGAGCGACGGTGTTTCTGCATTTCAGCGCCCTGATGTTTGGGGCTGGCGGGGATTGGCTATGCGGCAATGGTGCGGCGATAACCCGTGCCGGGGGGAAATCATCGCAGGCAAACAATGGTAACGATTGGACTGAGAGGTATTTAGCAATGAAGTTCACTTCTAATGCTATGAAATCGGTGATCGGAGCCGCCGGTATTGCTGCTGTCAGCGCTTTCACCGCGGCGACGGCGGCTGCGGCGCCCAACATCCAGGGCTTCGGCACCAGCCAGCAGCTCGTCGCTGGGCCGCTGATCACCAACTACACGGTGAGCAACCTGCAGCCGAGCAATGTGGCGATTCCGGGCTACACGCCGAAGGGCACGCTGTACCAGGCGGACGTCACGGCCCGGTCGGATGGCGGGCTGGTCACCCCGATGGTGAACGACTTCGTCGCCCGTGGGCCCAACGGCCAGAACTACCGGGTGATCGACAAGGTCGGGGCACCGGGCAGCCTGAACCCGGCGCCGATCCCGCAGGGCAGCGAGTCGACCGGCACGCTGTACTTCGACGTGACCGGCGCACCGCCGAACGGCGTCGTCTACAACGAGGGCACCCAGGACATCCTGATCTGGACGTCGAACGTTCAGGGTGGCTCGGAGCCGGGTGCGGCACCGAACACCACCCCGGCACCGGGTCAGCTCCCGGCCCCGGCGCCGAACGCGCGCGCGAACACCTAAGCCCCGGCTGGGGCCTAGTTGCTGAAGAACTCCCCGCGCCACACACCGTGGCGCGGGGAGTTCTGCGTGGATAGCGGATTGCCCAGGTTTTTCGCCGGGTAATTCACCGAATTACCTGCGGCTCAACGGGGTACACGGCAGAAATGGGTTACACAGATCACCGCCCGGCCGCGGTACGCGAACAAGCTCAAGAGCATGCCGAACAGGCCCGCGAGGCGATGGAGGAAAAGCGCGACGCTCAGCGCGGTGGATTGAGCGGCTGGGTGGCGCAGCGGGCCGCACAGTGGGATCTGCGCGGCCAAGACGAATCCACGCTGCAACGCCAGAAGTTCGCTTGGAACCTGTTGGTCGACTACTGGTTTCGGATGGAGATCGACGGCTGGGAGAACATCCCCGAGCAGCCCCCGGCGCTCCTGGTCGGAATTCACTCCGGCGCACCGTTCGTCTGGGATGCGTGGACGGTCGGCCTGCAATGGTGGCGGCGCTTCGGCCCGGACCGCACGTTGCATGGCACCGCCCACGACGCGTTGATGGCGATCCCGCTCTTCGGTCGTTACTTCCGGTCGATGGGTGTGCTTCCGGCCGCCCCCGACGCCATCGCCACCGCGCTGGCCGAGGGCCGAGACGTGGCGCTATGGCCTGGCGGAGAAGTGGATTCGCTGCGGCCCTGGGTCGAACGTGACCGCGCCAACCTGGCTGGGCGCAAAGGCTTCGTGAAGATGGCGATTCGCGCCGGCGTGCCGATAGTGCCGATCGCCACGGTCGGCGGCGCGGACGCGATGCCGGTGCTGATCCGCGGTGACCGGCTGTCCAAGGCGTTGCGACTCGACCGACTGTTGCGGCTCAAGGTCTTTCCGGTGGCGGTCTCGCTGCCGTGGGGTATCGCGCCGGCCGCGCTTCCGCAGTTGCCGTTGCCCGCCAAGATCAGGACGCGGTTCATGCCGGCGGTGCAGCTGGATCACGATCCCGCGCGTGCCGAGGACGACGATTACGTCGACGCAAAGTACCGGGAGGTCCAAGACGGCATCCAGCAGGGTATGGACGCGCTGGCCCGCAAGCGTGCGCTACCGCTGTTCGGGTGAGATTCGAAAGTGATTGAACCGCAACGCGAGTCAGTGGTGACTGCGGCCGTTGAGGTCCGGGCTCGCAGCGGCGTCGTTGACGATCCACTGCGGATGCGGTGGCGTCACCGCCATGTAACCCACGCCGCGCACGGTGTCGACCATCGATTCATGTTCGGGCCCCAGCTTTGCGCGTAGCCGTCGCACGTGAACGTCAACGGTGCGGACGCGGCCGTTGGCGTCGTAGCCCCACACCTCGTGCATCAGCCGGGTGCGGCTGAACGCCCGACCGGCATGTTGCACAAGGAAATTCAGCAATCTGAATTCGGTAACCGTCAGGCTGAGATCCCGGCCGCACAGGGATGCGGTAAAACTCGCCGGGTGCAGGATGAGGTCACCAAACTTCAAGCAGCCGTCCACCGCGCTGCGGCGTCGCTTGATCGCCAGGCGCAATCGCGCCTCGAGCTCGTCGACGCCGGTGGCCGGCAACATCACATCGTCGATGCGCCAGTCCACGTCCACCGACGCGAAGTGCGCGGGGGCGACGACGGCCACCACCGCGATGGCCGGCGTGCTGGCCGTAAGGCCGCGGCAAGCGCTGCGGGCCGCCGCCAAGTCGGTGCGTGCATCGATGATCGCCACGTCAGCGCTGTCGTGATGTCTGTCGAGCTGGTCGGAGAGGGACGCGCGACGGATCGTTTGTGTCAACGATTCGAGAGTGGGTAATGCCGATGCGAAATCGTCGGCATTGGAAAGCAGTAGCACATCCAAAGACATCTCCAAACCTCATGAGGGTCTGTCGTCGCCCCCGACCGCTTCGGCACCTCAGGGAGATGTCCGCCAGCGCAGCGCTGAGTACCCCATTCGGGAGTTAACTATGCCTTCTTTTTTGCTCATGGTCGCGCGATTGCGCGTTGAAGTGGGCGGTTACTGGAGGTGGTTCTGCCCTGGATGGGACCACAACAGCCCCGAAAGTCGACGGGTCCGGCCCGTCAAAACGGGCCGGACCCATCCTTCAAACAAGCTATTGGTTGGCCTTCTGGCGCTGCTCGGCTACCTCCGCGGCGCCGCGTGCGGCCTCGGCTTCGGCTTCCTTCTTGGCCGCGTCACGCTGGGCCTCCGCCTTGTCCTGCTGGGCCTGGCCTTCGCGGGTGAGGTCGTCGCGGCCGGCCAGCGCGCCGGCGGCCTCCTTGACCTTGCCCTTGACGTCTTCCACGACGCCCTTGACGGCTTCCGCGGGTCCAGAGTTTTCGTTGTCCGCCATGAATTAATTCCTCCTCAGGGGCGTTCCAGGGATCAGCGACTGATGCACTCGTGCGAGCGGCTACCGATCGCTTCCGGCATACGGCGTGTTCGGCCCTGCTTTTCAAGACCGCAGATTTCCCCACCGCGTTGATGCGGATTCCCAGGCCGTCGCGAGCTCAAACATTCGACGCCGGAAGCAAAGTCGCGACGGCGTCGCATCCGGGCGTGACCTGCGCCGACGGCTCACGGCCGCGGCGTGGCTCGCCGTCCGCGCAAATAATCCACCCCGCTGGCGCCAGATTGTGCTGCGATGGGGCAGGATGTGAACTGCCGTTCCGGGTGGGGGGTCACCGTGCCGCCAAGCCTGGGATGGCACTGTCATGCGAGGAGTCTGATGACGCAGCCCGAGCCCACCAGCACTAACGGCGTGCCGACATCGTCATCCGACGACGGACCACCCTGCAGCCAGCCGCGCGCCAAGTATTCGCGTGTGTTGCTCAAGCTGGGCGGCGAGATGTTCGGCGGCGGCCAGGTCGGGCTGGATCCCGATGTGGTGGCGCAGGTAGCCCGCCAGATCGCCGAGGTGGTCCGCGACGGCGTACAGGTCGCCGTCGTGATCGGTGGCGGCAACTTCTTCCGGGGTGCGCAACTACAGCAGCGCGGTATGGAGCGCGCCCGCTCGGACTACATGGGCATGCTCGGCACCGTGATGAACAGCCTTGCGCTGCAAGACTTCCTGCAGAAGGAAGGCATCGACACCCGCGTTCAGACCGCGATCACGATGGGCCAGGTCGCCGAGCCCTACATCCCGCTGCGGGCCGTCCGTCATCTGGAGAAGGGCCGCGTGGTCATCTTCGGCGCCGGCATGGGGCTGCCATACTTCTCCACGGACACCACGGCCGCGCAGCGCGCGCTGGAGATCGGCGCCGACGTGGTCCTGATGGCCAAGGCGGTCGATGGCGTGTTCACCGAGGATCCGCGGGTGAATCCCGACGCGGAGTTGCTCACCGCCATCAGCCACCGGGAAGTCATCGACCGGGGGCTGCGGGTGGCCGATGCCACCGCGTTCAGCCTCTGTATGGACAATGGCATGCCGATCCTGGTGTTCAACCTGCTGACTAGCGGCAATATCGCGCGGGCGGTCGCTGGTGAGAAGATCGGAACGCTAGTCACCACTTGAGGGGAAGACGCAGATGATCCGCGACTGCGACGATGCAGACCGCAGCGATGAAGAGGAGTGGCGCAGATGATCGATGAGGCTCTCTTCGACGCTGAAGAGAAAATGGAGAAGGCCGTATCCGTGGCCCGTGACGACTTGTCAACCATCCGGACCGGCCGCGCCAATCCGGGCATGTTCTCCCGGATCGTCATCGACTACTACGGCACGACGACGCCGATCACCCAGTTGGCCAGCATCAACGTCCCGGAGGCGCGGCTTGTCGTCATCAAGCCGTACGAGGCCGGCCAGTTGCACGCGATCGAGACGGCGATTCGCAACTCCGACCTCGGGTTGAATCCCAGCAACGACGGCACCCTGATTCGGGTGGCGGTACCGCAGCTGACCGAGGAACGCCGCCGCGAGCTGGTCAAACAGGCCAAGGGCAAGGGCGAAGACGCGAAGGTTTCGGTGCGCAACATCCGCCGCAAGTCGATGGAAGAACTGCACCGGATTCGCAAGGACGGGGAGGCCGGCGAGGATGAGGTCGGCCGCGCCGAGAAGGACCTGGACAAAACCACCCAGCACTACGTCAACCAGATCGACGACCTGGTCAAGCACAAAGAAGGCGAGCTGCTGGAGGTCTAGGGGCCGCTCAGCAACCGAGTCAGTGGCAACCTCCGATGCCGGCACCGGCACCCCGCCCGACGAGCCGGCGCGGGTGGCGAAGGGCACCCTGCAGAAACCCGGCAAGAAGACGTCGAGGGCCGGACGCGACCTGCCCGCGGCGATCGCGGTCGGCGCGGCGATCGGCGGGCTGCTCGTCGCGACGCTGGTCTTCGCTCCGCGCTTCTGGGTGCTCATCGTGGCCATCGCGATTCTCGTTGCCACCCACGAGGTGGTGCGACGGCTGCGCGAAGCCGGGTATGTCATCGCGGTCATCCCGCTGCTGGTCGGTGGCCAGGTCACCGTCTGGCTGACCTGGCCGTACCACGCCGCCGGCGCTCTGGCCGGCTTTGCCGCCACCGTGGTGGTCTGCAATGTCTGGCGCTTGTTCATGCCGGATCCCAGCCGCAGTCCGTCGCCCGCCGGCTCATCGTCGAACTACCTGCGCGACGCCTCAGCCACCGTCTTCCTGGCCGCCTGGGTCCCGCTGTTCGCCTCCTTCGGCGTCCTGCTGGTCTATCCCCCCGACGGCGCGGGACGGGTGTTCTGTCTGATGGTCACCGTCGTCGCTTCCGACACCGGTGGATATGCCGTCGGGGCGCTCTTCGGCAAGCATCCGCTGGTCCCGACGATCAGCCCGAAGAAGTCCTGGGAGGGATTCACCGGCTCCCTGGTCTTCGGGAT
It encodes the following:
- a CDS encoding tyrosine recombinase XerC, whose product is MQAILDEFDEYLNLQCGRSAHTRRAYLGDLRSLFAFLDNRGVALDALSLPLLRTWLSTGAVAGAARTTLARRTSAVKGFTAWAVRRGLLTVDPAARLQVPKAHRTLPSVLRQDQALDAMAAAKSGAQQGDPLALRDRLIVEMLYATGIRVSELCGLDIDDVDTGHRVVRVLGKGNKQRTAPFGVPAADALRAWLADGRPALANADSGPALLLGARGRRLDVRQARTVVHQTIAAVDGAPDMGPHGLRHSAATHLLEGGADLRVVQELLGHSSLATTQLYTHVAVSRLRAVHDQAHPRA
- a CDS encoding lysophospholipid acyltransferase family protein; translated protein: MGYTDHRPAAVREQAQEHAEQAREAMEEKRDAQRGGLSGWVAQRAAQWDLRGQDESTLQRQKFAWNLLVDYWFRMEIDGWENIPEQPPALLVGIHSGAPFVWDAWTVGLQWWRRFGPDRTLHGTAHDALMAIPLFGRYFRSMGVLPAAPDAIATALAEGRDVALWPGGEVDSLRPWVERDRANLAGRKGFVKMAIRAGVPIVPIATVGGADAMPVLIRGDRLSKALRLDRLLRLKVFPVAVSLPWGIAPAALPQLPLPAKIRTRFMPAVQLDHDPARAEDDDYVDAKYREVQDGIQQGMDALARKRALPLFG
- the rpsB gene encoding 30S ribosomal protein S2: MAVVTMKQLLDSGTHFGHQTRRWNPKMKRFIFTDRNGIYIIDLQQTLTFIDQAYEFVKETVAHGGSVLFVGTKKQAQESVAAEATRVGMPYVNQRWLGGMLTNFSTVHKRLQRLKELEAMEQTGGFEGRTKKEILMLTREKNKLERSLGGIRDMAKVPSAIWVVDTNKEHLAVAEARKLNIPIIAILDTNCDPDEVDYPIPGNDDAIRSAALLTKVIASAVAEGLQARAGVGRGDGKPEVESAEPLAEWEQELLASATTTATTTATTDAAGAATETTDPS
- the mbp1 gene encoding microaggregate-binding protein 1 — its product is MADNENSGPAEAVKGVVEDVKGKVKEAAGALAGRDDLTREGQAQQDKAEAQRDAAKKEAEAEAARGAAEVAEQRQKANQ
- a CDS encoding response regulator transcription factor, giving the protein MSLDVLLLSNADDFASALPTLESLTQTIRRASLSDQLDRHHDSADVAIIDARTDLAAARSACRGLTASTPAIAVVAVVAPAHFASVDVDWRIDDVMLPATGVDELEARLRLAIKRRRSAVDGCLKFGDLILHPASFTASLCGRDLSLTVTEFRLLNFLVQHAGRAFSRTRLMHEVWGYDANGRVRTVDVHVRRLRAKLGPEHESMVDTVRGVGYMAVTPPHPQWIVNDAAASPDLNGRSHH
- the tsf gene encoding translation elongation factor Ts, encoding MANFTAADVKRLRELTGAGMLDCKNALAESDGDFDKAVEALRIKGAKDVGKRAERATAEGLVAAKDGALIELNSETDFVAKNAEFQQLADEIVAAAAQSKSTDVDALKAAVIPGGGATTTVEQAVADLSAKIGEKLELRRAAFFDGTVETYLHKRAADLPPAVGVLVEYTGAGAKEAEAAHAVALQIAALKARYLTREDVPEDVVASERRIAEETAKEEGKPEQALPKIVEGRLNGFFKDAVLLEQPSVSDNKKTVKALLDEAGVTVTRFVRFEVGQA
- a CDS encoding MPT63 family protein; amino-acid sequence: MKFTSNAMKSVIGAAGIAAVSAFTAATAAAAPNIQGFGTSQQLVAGPLITNYTVSNLQPSNVAIPGYTPKGTLYQADVTARSDGGLVTPMVNDFVARGPNGQNYRVIDKVGAPGSLNPAPIPQGSESTGTLYFDVTGAPPNGVVYNEGTQDILIWTSNVQGGSEPGAAPNTTPAPGQLPAPAPNARANT
- a CDS encoding amidase, whose amino-acid sequence is MRRVDAFGDDALGDLDATGVAEAIRAGWVGRTEVVEAAIARTEAVNPALNGLAYKAFEQARATASANPASDSARFFEGVPTFLKDNVDVAGQPTMRGADAWAPRNAVADGEFTEVYLATGPTSLGKTQMSEFGFSAAAEHPRLGPVRNPWDTDYTAGASSSGSGAFVAAGVVPIAHANDGGGSIRIPAACNGIVGLKPSRGRLPLDAELRRMPVGIVANGVLSRSVRDTAAFYREAERIWRNAKLAPIGDVTGPGRQRLRIAVATGSVRRECGPEVRELTLKTAGVLEELGHRVEHIDHHPVPDSFVDDFILYWGFLALMQVRTGRRVFGNTFDRTRLDALTLGLERHTGRNLHRLPAVIIRLRRMRRRSAEFYQTYDALLTPTLADPTPRVGHLAPTEYQQVMDRLIDWVAFTPLQNVTGDPAISLPLAQSADGMPVGMMFAADLGQDALLLELAYELEQARPWARIQAAG
- the frr gene encoding ribosome recycling factor codes for the protein MIDEALFDAEEKMEKAVSVARDDLSTIRTGRANPGMFSRIVIDYYGTTTPITQLASINVPEARLVVIKPYEAGQLHAIETAIRNSDLGLNPSNDGTLIRVAVPQLTEERRRELVKQAKGKGEDAKVSVRNIRRKSMEELHRIRKDGEAGEDEVGRAEKDLDKTTQHYVNQIDDLVKHKEGELLEV
- a CDS encoding MarR family winged helix-turn-helix transcriptional regulator yields the protein MGATEDAPLGYLLYRVGAVLRPEVSAVLRPLGLTLPEFVCLRILSMSPGLSSAELSRSTNVTPQAMNTVLRRLEEVEAVERPTSVSSGRALPATLTSSGRTLLKRAEAAVRNADDRILAKLTATQQREFKRMLEKLGSD
- a CDS encoding phosphatidate cytidylyltransferase, encoding MATSDAGTGTPPDEPARVAKGTLQKPGKKTSRAGRDLPAAIAVGAAIGGLLVATLVFAPRFWVLIVAIAILVATHEVVRRLREAGYVIAVIPLLVGGQVTVWLTWPYHAAGALAGFAATVVVCNVWRLFMPDPSRSPSPAGSSSNYLRDASATVFLAAWVPLFASFGVLLVYPPDGAGRVFCLMVTVVASDTGGYAVGALFGKHPLVPTISPKKSWEGFTGSLVFGISAAILTATLLAGKPAWIGALLGLILVLTCTLGDLVESQVKRDLGIKDMGRLLPGHGGLMDRLDGVLPSAVAAWIVLTLVP
- the pyrH gene encoding UMP kinase, translated to MTQPEPTSTNGVPTSSSDDGPPCSQPRAKYSRVLLKLGGEMFGGGQVGLDPDVVAQVARQIAEVVRDGVQVAVVIGGGNFFRGAQLQQRGMERARSDYMGMLGTVMNSLALQDFLQKEGIDTRVQTAITMGQVAEPYIPLRAVRHLEKGRVVIFGAGMGLPYFSTDTTAAQRALEIGADVVLMAKAVDGVFTEDPRVNPDAELLTAISHREVIDRGLRVADATAFSLCMDNGMPILVFNLLTSGNIARAVAGEKIGTLVTT
- a CDS encoding DUF1942 domain-containing protein, with the translated sequence MTFTTTTVKAALCAAGIAGASIFTAGPAGANVQSFGATEQAVDGPLITDYTVTNLRPSDAVLPGFRPAGQLYQADVTAKSDAGTVQPQISRFAARAFNGTVYPVLNKGPVPNGLDPSPIDQGQQRTGELYFDVTGQRPVGVVYTDYDDDFLVWTRHV